In Zonotrichia albicollis isolate bZonAlb1 chromosome 3, bZonAlb1.hap1, whole genome shotgun sequence, a single window of DNA contains:
- the GPR75 gene encoding putative G-protein coupled receptor 75 has protein sequence MNGSGRLPAGPAEQLGANSSGPAELREGTHAATLAACASLLALVFCLGSYGNLIVLLSFFDPALRKFRTDFDFMILNLSFCDLFICGVAAPMFAFVLFFGPARGVPGTFCFTFHLTSSGFIIMSLKTVAVIALHRLRMVLGKQPHRAASAPCSLLLTLLLWAASFTLATLATLRTRGSRLCLPMASLPRGQGRLILYLYVTDFICCVAVVSVSYAMIAQALRRNARARRCPPAAVAVGSARAQPFAGPGAVPALYRTQSCGKPPHGHAKLPGRLPLASAFNLATAKDSKAVVTCVVIVLSVLVCCLPLAISLVQDMLSGSGGFVLYQFELCGFTLIFFKSGLNPFIYSRNSAGLRRRMLWCLQYVALVFFCCKHKTRLRAMGKGSLEVNRNKSSHHETNSAYMLSPKAQKKGLEQACGGSRSKDSVLSPKASAGQQQHYGQSSSTPMNTRIEPYYSVYNSSPSAEASTPHSLQPAGSAFAFALHPSGSSAGRECSAARLVPLPSA, from the coding sequence ATGAACGGGTCGGGGCGGCTGCCGGCCGGGCCCGCGGAGCAGCTGGGCGCGAACAGCAGCGGCCCCGCGGAGCTGCGGGAGGGCACCCACGCCGCCACGCTGGCCGCCTGCGCCTCCCTGCTGGCCCTCGTCTTCTGCCTCGGCTCCTACGGCAACCTCATCGTGCTGCTCTCCTTCTTCGACCCGGCCCTCCGGAAATTCCGCACCGACTTCGACTTCATGATCCTCAACCTCTCCTTCTGCGACCTCTTCATCTGCGGCGTGGCCGCCCCCATGTTCGCCTTCGTCCTGTTCTTCGGCCCGGCCCGCGGGGTGCCCGGCACCTTCTGCTTCACCTTCCATCTCACCAGCTCCGGCTTCATCATCATGTCCCTCAAGACGGTGGCGGTGATCGCTCTGCACCGGCTGCGCATGGTGCTGGGCAAGCAGCCGCACCGCGCCGCCTCCGCGCCCTGCTCGCTGCTGCTCacgctgctgctctgggccgcCAGCTTCACCCTGGCCACGCTGGCCACGCTGCGCACCCGCGGCTCCCgcctctgcctgcccatggccagCCTGCCCcgcgggcagggcaggctcaTCCTCTACCTCTATGTCACCGACTTCATCTGCTGCGTGGCCGTGGTGTCCGTGTCGTACGCGATGATCGCCCAGGCCCTGCGCAGGAACGCGCGGGCCAGGCGGTGCCCTCCTGCCGCCGTGGCCGTGGGCAGCGCCCGGGCTCAGCCCTTCGCGGGGCCCGGGGCCGTGCCCGCTCTCTACAGGACCCAGAGCTGCGGCAAGCCGCCCCACGGCCATGCCAAGCTCCCCGGCCGGCTCCCGTTGGCCTCGGCCTTCAACCTGGCCACGGCCAAAGACTCCAAGGCGGTGGTGACGTGCGTGGTCATCGTGCTCTCCGTGCTGGTGTGCTGCCTGCCCCTGGCCATCTCCTTGGTGCAGGACATGCTGTCCGGCAGCGGTGGCTTTGTGCTCTACCAGTTCGAGCTGTGCGGGTTTACCCTCATTTTCTTCAAATCGGGATTAAATCCCTTTATATATTCCCGCAACAGCGCGGGGCTGCGGAGACGCATGCTCTGGTGCCTGCAGTACGTGGCCCTGGTCTTTTTCTGCTGCAAGCACAAGACGAGGCTTCGAGCCATGGGCAAAGGCAGCCTGGAGGTCAACAGGAACAAGTCGTCGCACCACGAGACCAACTCGGCCTACATGTTGTCCCCGAAGGCCCAGAAGAAGGGTTTGGAGCAGGCGTGCGGTGGCAGCCGCTCCAAGGACAGCGTGCTGAGCCCCAAGGCGTCcgcggggcagcagcagcactacgggcagagcagctccacgCCCATGAACACGCGGATCGAGCCCTACTACAGCGTGTACAACAGCAGCCCCTCGGCCGAGGCCAGCACCCCGCACAGCCTGCAGCCCGCGGGCTCCGCCTTCGCCTTCGCGCTCCATCCCtcgggcagctcggcagggcggGAGTGCAGCGCTGCCAGGCTCGTACCGCTGCCCTCCGCGTAG
- the LOC102063659 gene encoding toll-like receptor 2 type-1, with protein MKILPGCLHFYFIPFLLSGAHGFLTWRTPPAFLVYNYSYSNLSSVSEARAPKTARALNFSHNAIEKITKGDLEGFDWLEVLDFSYNRIRAVEPGAFQSLLSLASVDLSFNDEKLLLSDLPPHLKLSPAGKAPRSLQLSRNSVRSSGAALEPSAPTAELSRSGVRSLLQILSPRLRRSPGNFLRKGERNSTALPTATPEPTLCGTPINGTLNLSHSNLTQDELMLKLDEDLCKAQLDGILELDISHNNVEMDLLYLFTLFFHMENTLSIDASFNKLTINILDPSSFCEFPSHQLLFLNISNNPINSLDTLCLPSSIKEIDLSFTNISQIPPNFAKKLVNLEKMHVQGNHFIYRAFSESENALPMCVPPPGTVHINAISFVRKEVGTPIESLPDKVKHLGMSNCSIVELPEWFADTVEELLFLDLSSNFISVLPNFPPSLQHLDISNNDIKVISPSLKSLSNLTIFRIQSNKITGVHTELFPPALKKCDLSKNKVKVLSLTSALEKLEHLNVSGNLITRLEAAGHLPALTSLDSSHNLIPELPDGFGASLPGLKYFNLSGNKISFLQRGSLPASLVELDISDNAITTIVEATFGPLTSLRLLAVQGHHYFCTCDLYWLVNVYLHDPQLEIRGRGAMRCSFPPQRRGSLVGSSRLTLLRCSLAVQLAVTAAAASLAVLALTLLCWRLDGPWYVRMGWYWCMAKRRQYEKRPENKLFDAFISYSEHDAGWTKENLLKKLENDGFRICYHERDFKPGHPVLGNIFYCIENSHKVLFVLSPSFVNSCWCQYELYFAEHRVLNENLDSLIMIVLEDLPPHSVPQKFSKLRKLLRRKTYLKWSPEEHKQKMFWHQLKAVLKTTNEPLVRAENGSALEMQELE; from the coding sequence ATGAAGATCCTTCCTGGCTGCCTTCATTTCTACTTCATTCCTTTCTTACTCAGCGGGGCACATGGATTCCTAACGTGGAGAACACCTCCAGCCTTCCTGGTTTATAACTACTCCTATTCAAATCTCTCCTCTGTCTCAGAAGCACGGGCTCCAAAAACAGCAAGAGCTCTCAATTTCTCACACAATGCCATTGAAAAAATTACCAAGGGAGACTTGGAAGGATTTGACTGGCTGGAAGTTCTGGACTTTTCCTACAATCGGATCAGGGCTGTTGAGCCTGGAGCATTCCAGAGTCTGCTCAGCCTGGCTTCTGTGGATTTATCATTTAATGATGAGAAGCTGCTTCTGTCAGATCTCCCACCCCACCTGAAGCTCTCACCTGCTGGCAAAGCTCCGAGGtctttgcagctttccaggaaTTCTGTCAGAtcctcaggggctgctctggagccttCTGCTCCTACAGCAGAGCTGTCACGTTCTGGAGTTCGGTCTCTCCTGCAAATCCTTAGCCCCAGGCTCAGGAGAAGCCCAGGAAATTTTCTtaggaagggagagaggaactcaacagcccttcccacagccaCACCTGAGCCCACCCTCTGTGGAACTCCCATCAATGGGACACTCAACCTGTCCCACAGCAACCTCACCCAGGACGAGCTGATGTTAAAATTGGATGAGGATCTCTGCAAAGCCCAGCTGGACGGGATTTTGGAGCTTGACATCAGTCACAACAATGTGGAAATGGATCTTCTGTATCTGTTTACCCTGTTCTTCCACATGGAAAACACGCTGTCCATCGATGCCAGCTTCAACAAGTTAACCATTAACATCCTGGATCCTTCGTCCTTCTGTGAGTTCCCATCCCATCAGCTTTTGTTCCTGAACATCAGCAACAACCCCATCAACAGCCTGGATACGCTGTGCCTCCCTTCCAGCATCAAGGAAATTGATTTGTCCTTCACCAACATCAGCCAAATACCCCCAAATTTTGCTAAAAAATTGGTTAACTTGGAAAAAATGCATGTTCAAGGCAACCACTTCATCTACAGAGCGTTCTCAGAAAGCGAGAACGCACTTCCAATGTGTGTCCCTCCCCCTGGAACTGTGCACATCAACGCCATCTCCTTTGTCAGGAAGGAGGTGGGGACACCCATTGAAAGCCTTCCAGACAAAGTGAAACACCTGGGGATGTCCAACTGCTCCATTGTGGAGCTGCCAGAGTGGTTTGCTGACACAGTGGAAGAACTGCTATTTCTGGACCTCAGCAGCAACTTCATTTCTGTacttcccaatttccccccctccctgcagcatcTCGACATCAGCAACAACGACATCAAAGTcatctcccccagcctgaaATCCCTCTCCAACCTAACAATATTTAGGATTCAAAGTAACAAAATTACGGGTGTACACACAGAGCTTTTTCCACCAGCCTTAAAAAAATGTGATCTTAGTAAAAACAAGGTGAAGGTGTTGTCCTTAACTtctgccctggagaagctggaACACCTCAATGTTTCTGGGAACCTGATCACACGTCTGGAGGCTGCTGGCCACCTTCCTGCACTGACCAGCCTGGACAGCAGCCACAACCTGATCCCAGAGCTGCCCGATGGCTTCGGGGCATCCCTCCCAGGGCTGAAGTACTTCAACCTGTCAGGGAATAAGATCTCCTTTCTGCAGCGTGGCTCTCTCCCAGCCTCTCTGGTCGAGCTGGACATCAGCGACAACGCCATCACCACCATTGTGGAGGCCACGTTCGGCCCGCTGACGAGCCTCAGGCTTCTGGCTGTGCAAGGGCACCACTATTTCTGTACCTGTGACCTGTACTGGCTGGTGAACGTCTACCTCCACGATCCCCAGCTGGAGATCAGGGGCAGGGGGGCCATGAGGTGCAGCTTCCCCCCGCAGCGCCGGGGCTCCCTGGTGGGCAGCAGCCGCCTGACACTGCTGCGCTGCTCCCTGGCTGTGCAGCTGGCCGtgaccgccgccgccgccagccTGGCCGTGCTGGCCctcaccctgctctgctggaggctggaCGGGCCCTGGTACGTCAGGATGGGCTGGTACTGGTGCATGGCCAAGAGGAGGCAGTATGAGAAGAGGCCAGAGAACAAACTCTTTGATGCCTTCATCTCGTACAGCGAGCACGATGCCGGATGGACCAAAGAGAACCTGctgaaaaagctggaaaatgaCGGGTTCAGGATATGCTACCATGAGAGGGATTTCAAGCCAGGGCATCCTGTGCTTGGGAACATTTTTTACTGCATAGAGAACAGCCATAAGGTGCTTTTTGTTCTCTCTCCCAGCTTTGTgaacagctgctggtgccagtaCGAGCTGTATTTTGCCGAACACCGGGTCCTGAACGAAAACCTGGATTCGCTCATCATGATCGTGCTGGAAGATCTCCCACCCCACAGCGTCCCACAGAAATTCAGCAAACTCAGGAAACTGCTGAGAAGGAAAACTTACTTGAAGTGGAGCCCTGAGGAACACAAGCAGAAAATGTTCTGGCATCAGCTAAAAGCTGTCCTAAAAACAACCAACGAGCCGCTCGTGAGAGCCGAGAACGGATCTGCTCTGGAGATGCAGGAGCTGGAATGA